A single window of Magnetococcus marinus MC-1 DNA harbors:
- a CDS encoding flagellin, with amino-acid sequence MALYVNTNVASLNAQRKLNNSTNALSKTYERLSSGFRINGAADDAAGLTVSTRMTAQIRGLNQAARNANDGISLVQVSEGALAETEAALQRMRELAVQAASGTYTNTDRSDLNDELTQLVSEITRIATETKFNGMVTLSATQTFDIQVGADAGQKITINTTAAGASALGVTAASITSAGLASAAITKIDAAIASVSDMRSVLGAQQNRLEAAIANLTNVSERTQAARSRIMDADIAQETAALTRNAILQQAGTAILAQANQQPQLALSLLG; translated from the coding sequence ATGGCTCTGTATGTTAACACCAATGTTGCTTCACTCAATGCTCAGCGCAAACTGAACAATAGCACCAATGCCCTTAGCAAGACCTATGAGCGTCTCTCTTCAGGGTTTCGTATTAACGGCGCCGCCGATGATGCCGCCGGTTTGACCGTCTCCACCCGGATGACGGCGCAGATCCGCGGCTTAAATCAGGCAGCCCGTAATGCCAATGACGGTATCTCTCTGGTGCAGGTGAGTGAGGGTGCGCTGGCCGAAACCGAAGCAGCCTTACAGCGTATGCGTGAACTGGCCGTGCAAGCCGCCAGTGGTACCTATACCAACACCGACCGTTCTGACCTGAATGATGAACTGACGCAGTTGGTTTCAGAGATCACCCGTATTGCCACAGAGACCAAGTTTAACGGCATGGTCACGCTTTCTGCGACCCAGACTTTTGACATTCAGGTGGGTGCGGATGCGGGTCAAAAGATCACCATCAATACCACCGCAGCGGGTGCCTCGGCCCTGGGTGTGACGGCGGCCAGCATCACCTCGGCGGGTTTGGCCAGTGCGGCCATTACCAAGATTGACGCCGCCATTGCCAGCGTATCGGATATGCGCTCGGTGCTGGGTGCTCAGCAGAACCGTCTGGAGGCAGCCATTGCCAACCTGACCAACGTCTCCGAGCGTACCCAAGCGGCCCGTTCGCGGATTATGGATGCGGATATTGCCCAGGAGACCGCGGCACTGACCCGGAATGCCATCCTGCAACAGGCCGGAACCGCCATTTTGGCGCAGGCCAACCAGCAGCCCCAGCTTGCGCTGAGTCTGCTTGGCTAA
- a CDS encoding M48 family metalloprotease, with protein MLLNALVLPYSAHAEKSISLITDPEVMALMDAMGKPLVEAAGLNATRVKFFVILDNNINAFALPNHYVVFHSGLLLKAKHYDEIAGVMAHELGHLKAGHHIKMKADARTALAKQVVGAALGIAAGMAGSGEGASALIMGGSAAARQGMLDSTRVKEQQADRLAVEYMVASSLDPNGVSRFFKTLYQLQRMNPVPPAYLSTHPLGLERLQAGQDLIDRLQNQMGPFPIQEHPEWQQRLQRVQAKLEAAASDDPRAFLHQQQLKLRRLLPGSSEHFAARYGSALAMRYAGQLGKAEQALRQLLKEQPNDPYLLRELGLALLDWGRPEQAIPLLRQAVAGAEAYPDMHYRLAVALHEVGQLDEAANILYRLTSKPIELLDPLYLLGVIEGKRGNLSMSHIALARYEHRRLDTKRALWHYKQALKLLSEQDPLRRRIDLEIKAVKEEKEQE; from the coding sequence ATGCTCTTAAATGCGCTTGTATTGCCCTATTCTGCGCATGCCGAGAAAAGTATAAGCCTGATTACGGACCCTGAAGTGATGGCGCTCATGGATGCCATGGGCAAGCCCTTGGTCGAGGCGGCGGGCCTGAACGCCACGCGCGTCAAATTTTTTGTTATTCTGGATAACAACATCAACGCCTTTGCCCTACCCAACCATTATGTGGTGTTTCACAGCGGCCTGCTTTTAAAGGCCAAGCACTACGATGAAATTGCTGGGGTGATGGCCCACGAATTAGGCCACCTTAAAGCTGGGCACCACATAAAAATGAAAGCGGACGCCCGCACCGCCTTAGCCAAACAGGTGGTAGGGGCCGCGCTGGGCATTGCCGCGGGTATGGCGGGCAGTGGCGAAGGAGCCAGCGCTTTAATTATGGGGGGCAGTGCCGCCGCCCGCCAAGGGATGCTGGACTCCACCCGCGTTAAGGAGCAGCAGGCCGACCGTTTGGCCGTGGAGTATATGGTGGCTTCATCGCTGGACCCCAATGGGGTATCACGTTTCTTTAAAACCCTCTACCAGCTCCAGCGCATGAATCCTGTTCCTCCAGCCTATTTGAGTACCCACCCTTTGGGGTTGGAGCGTCTACAGGCGGGACAGGATCTGATCGACCGTCTCCAGAACCAGATGGGCCCATTTCCCATTCAAGAGCACCCCGAGTGGCAGCAGCGATTGCAGCGTGTACAGGCCAAGTTGGAGGCTGCCGCCAGCGACGACCCACGGGCCTTTTTGCATCAACAACAGTTGAAACTTAGGCGGTTGCTACCGGGCAGCTCAGAGCACTTTGCCGCGCGTTACGGCAGTGCCTTGGCGATGCGTTACGCAGGGCAGTTGGGCAAGGCTGAGCAGGCGTTGCGTCAACTGCTCAAGGAACAGCCTAACGATCCCTATTTGCTCCGCGAGTTGGGGCTTGCCCTCTTGGATTGGGGACGCCCAGAGCAGGCCATTCCCCTTTTGCGTCAGGCGGTTGCCGGTGCTGAGGCCTATCCGGACATGCACTATCGTCTGGCCGTTGCGCTGCATGAGGTAGGCCAGTTAGACGAAGCGGCCAACATCCTTTATCGCCTAACCAGCAAACCCATTGAGCTATTGGACCCTCTTTATCTGCTGGGGGTGATTGAGGGTAAACGGGGTAACTTGAGCATGAGCCATATTGCCCTGGCCCGTTATGAGCATCGCAGGCTCGACACAAAACGCGCGCTTTGGCACTACAAACAGGCCCTCAAGCTACTCTCTGAACAGGATCCTCTACGCCGCCGCATCGACCTTGAGATCAAGGCGGTTAAAGAGGAGAAGGAGCAGGAGTAA
- a CDS encoding flagellin gives MALYINTNTDSLGAQKMLTRASNGLQTHYERLASGRRINSAADDASGLAITSRTTAQVRGFNQASRNANDGISFLQVADGALEETHAMLQQLRELAVESANGSYNALDRGNMQQVVSELTAEIQRIGSERKYNDHVMLDGTFANQTFQIGAFSSENITVTIASATASALGVEDLSFSTQAKAEAALATLDSALDAVSDIRLDLGAVQNRFMSAMGNLGSMSMHTSAMQSQMMDTDMAAETALLTRSSVIQQAGVAMLSQANQRPQLALQLLA, from the coding sequence ATGGCGCTTTATATCAATACAAATACGGATTCGTTGGGTGCGCAGAAGATGTTGACGCGCGCTTCCAACGGTTTGCAGACCCATTATGAGCGGTTGGCATCGGGACGGCGGATTAACTCGGCGGCGGATGATGCCTCTGGTTTGGCCATTACCAGTCGGACCACGGCTCAGGTTAGGGGTTTTAACCAAGCATCGCGAAATGCCAATGATGGAATCTCCTTTTTGCAGGTAGCCGATGGTGCCTTGGAGGAGACCCATGCCATGTTACAGCAGCTGCGTGAGTTGGCGGTAGAGTCGGCCAATGGCAGTTACAATGCGCTGGATCGTGGCAATATGCAGCAGGTTGTGAGTGAGTTAACCGCTGAGATTCAACGGATCGGTAGCGAACGTAAATATAACGATCATGTGATGCTGGATGGCACCTTTGCCAATCAGACGTTTCAGATCGGTGCGTTTAGTTCAGAGAACATAACCGTCACCATCGCTTCGGCGACCGCCAGTGCGTTGGGTGTGGAGGATCTCTCGTTTTCGACACAGGCTAAAGCAGAGGCCGCTTTGGCGACCCTCGATAGCGCTTTGGATGCGGTCTCTGATATCCGTCTGGATCTAGGGGCTGTGCAGAACCGTTTTATGTCGGCGATGGGTAATTTAGGCAGCATGTCCATGCATACATCGGCCATGCAGTCCCAGATGATGGATACCGATATGGCGGCTGAAACGGCTTTGCTTACGAGAAGTTCTGTCATTCAGCAGGCGGGGGTGGCCATGTTGTCACAAGCCAACCAGCGGCCACAGTTGGCGCTGCAACTATTGGCATAA
- a CDS encoding MotE family protein — protein sequence MNGMKKIVAVAVLAMAFMIQPVGAAQDQNGSPRDPVDLLKTLEIRQNELETRAKVLDLKEQELKRMGEEVERRLKALTALREQVRQDILEEKQIDSNNIARLARIYSSMKPKVAAGQLKDLERETAVKVLKVLKEKVAAKIFDKMDPQDALPLADAIGMSLQKRRMLRVQ from the coding sequence ATGAATGGGATGAAAAAAATCGTGGCGGTGGCCGTTCTGGCCATGGCATTCATGATACAACCGGTGGGGGCTGCGCAAGATCAAAACGGCTCCCCTCGTGATCCGGTGGATCTGCTCAAAACATTGGAGATTCGCCAGAATGAGCTAGAGACCCGGGCCAAGGTGCTTGATCTGAAAGAGCAAGAGCTCAAGCGTATGGGGGAAGAGGTGGAACGCCGTCTCAAGGCCCTTACCGCTCTGCGTGAGCAGGTACGTCAAGATATTCTGGAAGAGAAGCAGATTGACAGCAATAATATTGCCCGCTTGGCACGTATCTACAGCTCTATGAAACCCAAAGTGGCGGCGGGTCAATTAAAGGATCTGGAGCGTGAGACGGCGGTTAAAGTGCTCAAGGTGCTCAAAGAGAAGGTGGCCGCGAAAATTTTTGACAAAATGGACCCCCAGGATGCGCTGCCCCTGGCAGATGCCATTGGCATGAGCTTACAAAAACGGCGTATGTTGCGCGTGCAGTGA
- a CDS encoding flagellin, which translates to MPLYINTNVASLNAQRKLTKSSDDLSTTFARLSSGLRINSARDDAAGLAITNRMTSQIRGLNQAVRNANDGISVAQVAEGALDETTNALQRIRELAVQSANAIYNSSDRLNLDKEVDQMLAEIQRISDDTQFNKLNVLDGTYVGQKFQVGAFSGQTITLSINSASLGLLGVTNLTISTQAGAEAALALVDNALDSISDVRANLGAIQSRFSAVIGNLSNVVENMSAARSRIQDADIAAETANLTKTSILQQAGTAVLAQANQQPQLALQLLG; encoded by the coding sequence ATGCCACTGTACATTAATACAAACGTCGCTTCGCTCAATGCGCAGCGCAAATTAACCAAGTCTTCTGACGATCTTTCCACCACTTTCGCACGGCTCTCTTCCGGGTTGCGGATTAACTCCGCACGGGACGACGCAGCTGGTCTGGCCATCACTAATCGGATGACGTCCCAGATTCGCGGACTCAACCAGGCTGTTCGCAACGCCAACGACGGTATCTCCGTTGCGCAGGTTGCCGAAGGGGCCCTGGATGAAACCACCAATGCTTTGCAGCGTATTCGTGAGCTGGCTGTACAGTCGGCTAACGCCATCTACAACAGTTCGGACCGTCTGAACCTCGATAAAGAGGTCGATCAGATGTTGGCCGAGATTCAGCGCATCTCTGACGATACGCAGTTTAACAAGCTGAATGTGTTAGATGGCACATACGTTGGGCAAAAGTTCCAAGTGGGTGCCTTTTCCGGCCAAACCATCACCTTGAGCATTAATAGTGCCTCCTTAGGTCTGCTTGGGGTAACCAATTTGACCATCAGCACACAGGCTGGTGCTGAAGCCGCGCTAGCCCTTGTGGATAATGCGTTGGACAGCATCTCGGATGTACGCGCCAACTTGGGTGCGATTCAGAGCCGGTTTAGTGCGGTCATTGGTAACTTAAGCAACGTCGTGGAAAACATGTCGGCAGCGCGTTCTCGCATTCAGGATGCTGACATTGCGGCGGAGACGGCCAACCTGACCAAGACTTCGATCTTGCAACAGGCAGGAACCGCGGTGTTGGCGCAGGCGAACCAGCAGCCCCAATTAGCGCTTCAGTTACTGGGCTAA
- a CDS encoding flagellin, with translation MSMSIITNVASLQAQRKLSGTTNALSQTYERLSSGLRINGAADDAAGLTISTRMTAQIRGLNQASRNANDGISLVQVTEGALQETEAALQRMRELAVQASSATYTNTDRADLNDELTQLVTEITRIATETKFNGMVMLSATQTYDIQVGADAGQKITVSTTAAGASALGVTAASITSAGLASIAIGKIDAAIASVSDMRSVLGSQQNRLEAAIANLDNVSERTQAARSRIMDADIAQETANLTKQSILQQAGAAMLAQANQQPQLMLSLLR, from the coding sequence ATGTCCATGTCCATCATAACCAATGTTGCGTCACTACAAGCGCAGCGCAAGCTATCCGGTACCACCAACGCTCTGAGTCAGACCTATGAGCGGCTCTCTTCGGGGCTGCGTATTAATGGGGCTGCGGACGATGCCGCCGGTTTGACAATCTCCACCCGCATGACCGCTCAGATCCGTGGTTTGAACCAAGCTTCCCGCAATGCCAACGATGGGATCTCTTTGGTGCAGGTGACGGAGGGTGCGCTTCAGGAGACCGAAGCGGCCTTGCAACGTATGCGTGAACTGGCGGTGCAAGCCTCCAGCGCCACCTACACCAACACCGACCGTGCTGATCTGAATGATGAACTGACGCAGTTGGTTACAGAAATCACGCGGATTGCCACAGAGACCAAGTTTAACGGCATGGTGATGTTGTCGGCCACCCAGACCTATGACATTCAGGTGGGTGCGGATGCGGGTCAAAAGATCACCGTCAGTACCACCGCAGCGGGTGCCTCGGCCCTGGGTGTGACTGCGGCCAGCATCACCTCGGCGGGTCTGGCCAGTATCGCCATCGGTAAGATTGACGCCGCCATTGCCAGTGTATCGGATATGCGTTCGGTGCTGGGTTCGCAGCAGAACCGTTTGGAGGCGGCCATTGCCAACCTGGATAACGTCTCTGAGCGCACCCAAGCGGCCCGTTCGCGCATCATGGATGCAGACATTGCCCAAGAGACGGCCAATCTGACCAAGCAGTCCATTTTGCAGCAGGCTGGGGCGGCGATGTTGGCACAGGCCAACCAGCAGCCACAGTTAATGTTGAGCCTGTTGCGTTAA
- a CDS encoding flagellin — protein MALSVNPNAFWLNAQQSVNGSALGIGKSTEQRTSSKRAHVAKQDQQVLAAAAMTAKVRERNQESHATNDGISVIQVAQEALYQTTSTLEKVRCLTQVLEDGGVAQQKEGVCEQIEVLLAEIDRIAAQTVFNQQTLISTGGWTGIVDLAPHQVICLTVGSATQRALGLDEMDLSERQGQKVEGVLKQVDNAMTSVADMRAQLGDMQVRFKEIIEQIAQVEAKNGGVRIRSAQVAREAALHVKGSIQIFSDRSIVAQANQQPLLAVNLMN, from the coding sequence ATGGCATTGAGTGTTAATCCCAACGCCTTTTGGTTAAACGCACAGCAGTCGGTCAACGGATCGGCGTTGGGGATCGGCAAGAGTACGGAACAGCGGACCAGCAGTAAGCGTGCGCATGTCGCTAAGCAGGATCAACAGGTGTTGGCGGCGGCGGCGATGACAGCCAAGGTGCGTGAACGCAATCAGGAGTCCCACGCGACCAATGATGGGATCTCCGTTATTCAGGTAGCGCAGGAGGCGCTGTATCAAACCACATCCACACTAGAGAAGGTGCGTTGTCTAACGCAGGTGTTGGAGGATGGGGGGGTAGCGCAGCAAAAGGAAGGGGTTTGTGAGCAGATAGAGGTGCTGTTGGCAGAGATTGATCGTATTGCCGCCCAGACGGTTTTTAATCAGCAAACGCTGATTTCAACAGGGGGGTGGACCGGGATTGTCGATTTGGCACCGCACCAAGTGATCTGTTTGACCGTAGGTAGTGCCACACAGCGGGCATTGGGGTTGGATGAGATGGACCTTTCCGAACGCCAAGGGCAGAAGGTGGAAGGGGTGCTCAAGCAGGTGGATAACGCCATGACCAGTGTGGCGGATATGCGGGCGCAATTAGGGGATATGCAGGTTCGTTTTAAAGAGATCATTGAGCAAATTGCCCAGGTGGAGGCTAAGAACGGAGGGGTAAGGATTCGGAGTGCGCAGGTTGCCAGGGAGGCGGCCTTGCACGTGAAGGGATCCATCCAGATTTTTTCGGACCGTTCGATTGTGGCGCAGGCCAACCAACAGCCTTTGTTGGCGGTTAATTTGATGAATTAG
- the fliJ gene encoding flagellar export protein FliJ, giving the protein MAVNRFSRLVELRRLREEAQGGEYAKVLADLNALQQQVVDLDQETEQARVDALEMVGNAASILSGEMLTGFFEGQKIRRKRLLTQISRTKPVVEAAKQRWLEARKGLRQAEILEEKTSQQLQKEALKVENRMLDMAGVVRHIRQRDKENML; this is encoded by the coding sequence GTGGCGGTTAACCGTTTTAGCAGATTGGTGGAGCTCCGTCGGCTGCGCGAAGAGGCGCAAGGGGGAGAGTACGCCAAAGTTCTGGCAGATCTCAACGCCCTGCAACAGCAGGTTGTGGATCTGGACCAAGAGACCGAACAGGCCCGTGTGGATGCCCTTGAGATGGTCGGGAATGCCGCAAGCATTCTATCGGGGGAGATGCTTACCGGCTTTTTTGAGGGGCAAAAGATACGGCGTAAACGGCTTTTAACACAAATAAGCCGTACCAAACCGGTGGTAGAGGCCGCTAAACAGCGCTGGTTAGAGGCCCGTAAAGGTCTGCGACAGGCTGAAATATTAGAAGAAAAAACCAGCCAACAGCTGCAAAAAGAGGCGCTGAAGGTGGAGAATCGAATGCTGGATATGGCCGGGGTGGTGCGTCACATTCGGCAGCGCGACAAGGAGAACATGCTGTGA
- a CDS encoding flagellin, giving the protein MALYVNTNVASLNAQRKLNNSTNALSKTYERLSSGFRINSAADDAAGLTVSTRMTAQIRGLNQAARNANDGISLVQVSEGALAETEAALQRMRELAVQAASGTYTNTDRSDLNDELTQLVSEITRIATETKFNGMVTLSATQTFDIQVGADAGQKITINTTAAGASALGVTAASITSAGLASAAITKIDAAIASVSDMRSVLGAQQNRLEAAIANLTNVSERTQAARSRIMDADIAQETAALTRNAILQQAGTAILAQANQQPQLALSLLG; this is encoded by the coding sequence ATGGCTCTGTATGTTAACACCAATGTTGCTTCACTCAATGCTCAGCGCAAACTGAACAATAGCACCAATGCCCTTAGCAAGACCTATGAGCGTCTCTCTTCAGGGTTTCGTATCAATAGCGCCGCCGATGATGCCGCCGGTTTGACCGTCTCCACCCGGATGACGGCGCAGATCCGCGGCTTAAATCAGGCAGCCCGTAATGCCAATGACGGTATCTCTCTGGTGCAGGTGAGTGAGGGTGCGCTGGCCGAAACCGAAGCAGCCTTACAGCGTATGCGTGAACTGGCCGTGCAAGCCGCCAGTGGTACCTATACCAACACCGACCGTTCTGACCTGAATGATGAACTGACGCAGTTGGTTTCAGAGATCACCCGTATTGCCACAGAGACCAAGTTTAACGGCATGGTCACGCTTTCTGCGACCCAGACTTTTGACATTCAGGTGGGTGCGGATGCGGGTCAAAAGATCACCATCAATACCACCGCAGCGGGTGCTTCGGCCCTGGGTGTGACGGCGGCCAGCATCACCTCGGCGGGTTTGGCCAGTGCGGCCATTACCAAGATTGACGCCGCCATTGCCAGCGTATCGGATATGCGCTCGGTGCTGGGTGCTCAGCAGAACCGTCTGGAGGCAGCCATTGCCAACTTGACCAACGTCTCCGAGCGTACCCAAGCGGCCCGTTCGCGGATTATGGATGCGGATATTGCCCAGGAGACCGCGGCGCTGACCCGGAATGCCATTCTGCAACAGGCCGGAACCGCCATTTTGGCGCAGGCCAACCAGCAGCCCCAGCTTGCGCTGAGTCTGCTTGGCTAA
- a CDS encoding flagellin, with translation MSMSIITNVASLQAQRKLSGTTNALSQTYERLSSGLRINGAADDAAGLTISTRMTAQIRGLNQASRNANDGISLVQVTEGALQETEAALQRMRELAVQASSATYTNTDRADLNDELTQLVTEITRIATETKFNGMVMLSATQTYDIQVGADAGQKITVSTTAAGASALGVTAASITSAGLASIAIGKIDAAIASVSDMRSVLGSQQNRLEAAIANLDNVSERTQAARSRIMDADIAQETANLTKQSILQQAGAAMLAQANQQPQLMLSLLR, from the coding sequence ATGTCCATGTCCATCATAACCAATGTTGCGTCACTACAAGCGCAGCGCAAGCTATCCGGTACCACCAACGCTCTGAGTCAGACCTATGAGCGGCTCTCTTCGGGGCTGCGTATTAATGGGGCTGCGGACGATGCCGCCGGTTTGACAATCTCCACCCGCATGACCGCTCAGATCCGTGGTTTGAACCAAGCTTCCCGCAATGCCAACGATGGGATCTCTTTGGTACAGGTGACGGAGGGTGCGCTTCAGGAGACCGAAGCGGCCTTGCAACGTATGCGTGAACTGGCGGTGCAAGCCTCCAGCGCCACCTACACCAACACCGACCGTGCTGATCTGAATGATGAACTGACGCAGTTGGTTACAGAAATCACGCGGATTGCCACAGAGACCAAGTTTAACGGCATGGTGATGTTGTCGGCCACCCAGACCTATGACATTCAGGTGGGTGCGGATGCGGGTCAAAAGATCACCGTCAGTACCACCGCAGCGGGTGCCTCGGCCCTGGGTGTGACTGCGGCCAGCATCACCTCGGCGGGTCTGGCCAGTATCGCCATCGGTAAGATTGACGCCGCCATTGCCAGTGTATCGGATATGCGTTCGGTGCTGGGTTCGCAGCAGAACCGTTTGGAGGCGGCCATTGCCAACCTGGATAACGTCTCTGAGCGCACCCAAGCGGCCCGTTCGCGCATCATGGATGCAGACATTGCCCAAGAGACGGCCAATCTGACCAAGCAGTCCATTTTGCAGCAGGCTGGGGCGGCGATGTTGGCACAGGCCAACCAGCAGCCACAGTTAATGTTGAGCCTGTTGCGTTAA
- a CDS encoding flagellin, with product MALYVNTNVSSLNAQRKLNNSTNALSKTYERLSSGFRINSAADDAAGLTVSTRMTAQIRGLNQAARNANDGISLVQVSEGALAETEAALQRMRELAVQAASGTYTNTDRSDLNDELTQLVSEITRIATETKFNGMVTLSATQTFDIQVGADAGQKITINTTAAGASALGVTAASITSAGLASAAITKIDAAIASVSDMRSVLGAQQNRLEAAIANLTNVSERTQAARSRIMDADIAQETAALTRNAILQQAGTAILAQANQQPQLALSLLG from the coding sequence ATGGCTCTGTATGTTAACACCAATGTCTCTTCGCTCAATGCTCAGCGCAAACTGAACAATAGCACCAATGCCCTTAGCAAGACCTATGAGCGTCTCTCTTCAGGGTTTCGTATCAATAGCGCCGCCGATGATGCCGCCGGTTTGACCGTCTCCACCCGGATGACGGCGCAGATCCGCGGCTTAAATCAGGCAGCCCGTAATGCCAATGACGGTATCTCTCTGGTGCAGGTGAGTGAGGGTGCGTTGGCCGAAACCGAAGCAGCCTTACAGCGTATGCGTGAACTGGCCGTGCAAGCCGCCAGTGGTACCTATACCAACACCGACCGTTCTGACCTGAATGATGAACTGACGCAGTTGGTTTCAGAGATCACCCGTATTGCCACAGAGACCAAGTTTAACGGCATGGTCACGCTTTCTGCGACCCAGACTTTTGACATTCAGGTGGGTGCGGATGCGGGTCAAAAGATCACCATCAATACCACCGCAGCGGGTGCCTCGGCCCTGGGTGTGACGGCGGCCAGCATCACCTCGGCGGGTTTGGCCAGTGCGGCCATTACCAAGATTGACGCCGCCATTGCCAGCGTATCGGATATGCGCTCGGTGCTGGGTGCTCAGCAGAACCGTCTGGAGGCAGCCATTGCCAACCTGACCAACGTCTCCGAGCGTACCCAAGCGGCCCGTTCGCGGATTATGGATGCGGATATTGCCCAGGAGACCGCGGCGCTGACCCGGAATGCCATCCTGCAACAGGCCGGAACCGCCATTTTGGCGCAGGCCAACCAGCAGCCCCAGCTTGCGCTGAGTCTGCTTGGCTAA
- the ald gene encoding alanine dehydrogenase, with amino-acid sequence MIVGVVKEIRNQENRVALTPDGVETLIQHGHAVWVEQQAGLGSGFADHHYTERGAQLCPTAAQVWQSAQLMLKVKEPQIQEYPLLQPEQMLFTYFHFAASQSLTQAVIDAKCVAIAYETVENRAGHLPLLTPMSEVAGRMAIQESAKYLERAQGGRGILLGGVPGVAPATVVVIGAGVVGTEAARMAAGLGAHVKVLDINLERLRAIADMLPANVTTLAATPGTIREALQTADVVVGAVLLKGARAPKLISRALLKQMQPGAVIVDTAIDQGGIFETSRATTHENPVFIEEGIIHYCVTNMPGAVPITATRALTNATLPYVVKLADMGWQAACRDDAGLAMGLNIVQGQVVCQAVAQTFNLPHTPRATQLGVA; translated from the coding sequence ATGATCGTCGGCGTCGTCAAAGAGATCCGTAACCAAGAAAACCGGGTTGCCCTCACCCCAGATGGGGTAGAAACCCTCATCCAACACGGACATGCCGTGTGGGTAGAGCAACAGGCCGGGCTAGGCAGCGGCTTTGCCGATCACCACTATACGGAGCGAGGCGCTCAACTCTGCCCAACCGCAGCACAGGTCTGGCAATCGGCCCAGCTTATGCTCAAAGTCAAAGAGCCACAAATCCAAGAGTACCCCCTGTTGCAACCCGAACAGATGCTGTTTACCTATTTTCACTTTGCCGCGTCCCAGTCACTCACGCAGGCCGTGATAGACGCAAAATGTGTGGCCATTGCCTATGAAACCGTTGAAAATAGGGCAGGTCACTTGCCGCTGCTCACCCCCATGAGCGAGGTGGCTGGACGCATGGCCATCCAAGAAAGCGCGAAATATCTGGAACGCGCCCAAGGCGGACGCGGGATTTTACTCGGTGGCGTGCCAGGGGTTGCCCCCGCTACCGTGGTGGTGATTGGCGCCGGTGTGGTGGGAACCGAAGCGGCACGCATGGCCGCCGGCCTCGGTGCCCACGTCAAAGTGCTGGACATTAATCTGGAACGGCTACGCGCCATCGCCGATATGCTGCCCGCCAATGTCACCACCCTAGCCGCTACCCCTGGGACCATAAGAGAAGCCCTGCAAACCGCAGATGTGGTGGTGGGGGCCGTGCTGCTCAAAGGGGCGCGCGCCCCTAAATTAATCAGCCGAGCGTTGCTCAAACAGATGCAACCAGGCGCGGTCATCGTGGATACCGCCATTGACCAAGGGGGGATTTTTGAAACCTCACGAGCAACGACACACGAAAATCCGGTTTTTATCGAAGAGGGGATTATCCACTACTGCGTCACCAATATGCCCGGTGCCGTGCCCATCACCGCCACCCGCGCCCTCACCAATGCAACCCTGCCCTACGTGGTGAAGCTGGCGGATATGGGTTGGCAGGCCGCCTGTCGTGACGATGCGGGTTTGGCGATGGGGCTCAACATTGTGCAAGGTCAGGTGGTGTGCCAAGCCGTGGCGCAGACCTTTAACCTGCCCCATACCCCACGGGCAACACAGCTGGGTGTCGCTTAA